The following proteins are co-located in the Eublepharis macularius isolate TG4126 chromosome 5, MPM_Emac_v1.0, whole genome shotgun sequence genome:
- the SLA2 gene encoding src-like-adapter 2, producing the protein MMGSLPSRRKPAATWPVPENHQPLGLGPRKTAVAVCNFPFGQVEPILKMGEQLNLLSEDGEWWKVVSVATGKNCYVPSNCIAKISHRWLFEGISREKAEELLMLPSNHEGSFLIRKSQMRKGCYSLSVRHSQRGSCDSVKHYRINCLENNWVYITSRLTFPSLQDLVDYYSDSRDGLCCCLQEPCFIQGSDSGFLPNLSRPVIVKMPNLDWQEINSSELLSEKPQPEDSPISLGLREALSSYLLMTEDLPLEDTSTKKGKKCKDT; encoded by the exons ATGATGGGAAGTTTGCCCAGCAGAAGGAAGCCAGCTGCTACTTGGCCAGTCCCAGAAAACCACCAACCTCTTGGCCTCGGTCCAAGGAAAACAG CTGTTGCAGTATGTAACTTCCCTTTTGGCCAGGTAGAGCCAATACTGAAGATGGGGGAACAGCTGAATCTGCTGTCCGA GGATGGTGAATGGTGGAAAGTCGTATCAGTGGCAACTGGCAAAAACTGCTATGTACCTAGCAACTGCATAGCCAAAATCTCTCACAG GTGGCTCTTTGAGGGCATCagcagagaaaaagcagaggaGCTATTGATGCTGCCTTCCAACCACGAAGGTTCCTTTCTGATAAGAAAAAGTCAAATGAGGAAAG GTTGCTATTCCTTGTCTGTCAGACACTCACAGCGTGGATCCTGCGATTCTGTGAAACACTATCGTATTAACTGCCTGGAAAACAACTGGGTTTACATCACTTCCCGCCTCACTTTCCCCAGCTTGCAGGATTTGGTGGACTATTACTCTG ACAGTAGGGATGGCTTATGTTGCTGCCTGCAAGAACCATGCTTCATCCAAGGATCTGACTCAGGCTTCCTACCCAACCTTTCAAGACCAGTGATAGTGAAAATGCCAAACCTCGATTGGCAGGAGATCAATAG TTCAGAACTGTTGTCAGAGAAACCACAGCCAGAAGACTCTCCCATCAGTCTGGGCCTGCGGGAAGCCCTCAGTTCTTACTTGTTAATGACTGAAGACTTGCCTTTAGAGGACACATCTACCAAAAAGGGGAAGAAATGCAAGGACACTTGA